In one Agathobacter rectalis ATCC 33656 genomic region, the following are encoded:
- a CDS encoding PolC-type DNA polymerase III translates to MTKTFKEVFPTLKLDKDMENLLENADVTRISVNHARDFYKIYVKAKRLIFKKNIWKLEESIKKQIFKSKDITVKIIESYELSSQYTPKTLFDVYFDSILDEINSHSVLLYNLLRTSKWSFTDDTHVTVTLEETIIAKTRGNTVIEFLEKVFCERCGMDFIVNLQYEKPKISKYRQNADKQIEQEVQNIVARTKFAMAKDVGDEDAKVAVDDGAMFVGGSENTSDTKKSGTSDFPKASNKKNEAKTGPDKKPEKKFEKKFERKGDFRRKYDNDPDIVYGRSFDDEEMAIEKIDGPIGEVTIKGKILTVESREIRNEKTIIMFAVTDFTDTIMLKLFARNDDVADILAYIAPGNFVKAKGVVTVDKYDSDLSISSIVGLKKIPDFTSKREDTAAEKRVELHCHTKMSDMDGVSDVKDIVKCAMRWGHKAIAITDHGDVQAFPDANHTVDDKFKVIYGVEAYLVDDTKDIVENAAGQSLDDKYVVFDIETTGFSPEKNKIIEIGAVKVIGGEIVDRYSTFINPEVPIPFRIEELTSIRDDMVITSPTVDVILPQFMEFCKDCIMVAHNADFDMSFIKRNCALLGMECNPTIVDTVALARVLLPQLNRFKLDTVAKALNISLDHHHRAVDDAACTAEIFVKFIEKLKDRGISSLDEVNALAKSSVEMIRKMPTYHAIILATCDQGRTNLYRLISLSHIKYYNKRPRIPKSEFNKYRDGLLIGSACEAGELYRAILNGRPQEEITRLVNFYDYLEIQPLGNNAFMIRDEDSDIASNDDLIDINKRIVKLGEEFGKLVVATCDVHFLNPEDEIYRRIIMAGKGFKDADEQAPLYLRTTEEMLKEFEYLGSKKAEEVVITNTNKIADMCERISPVRPDKCPPVIENSDGMLREICYNKANRMYGDPLPPIVKERLDRELNSIISNGYAVMYIIAQKLVWKSNEDGYLVGSRGSVGSSFVATMSGITEVNPLHAHYLCTHCKYSDFDSPEVQAFSGRGGCDMPDKLCPKCGRPLSKEGFDIPFETFLGFKGNKEPDIDLNFSGEYQSKAHKYTEVIFGEGQTFKAGTIGTLADKTAFGYIKNYYEERGVRKRNCEIDRIVQGCVGVRRTTGQHPGGIVVLPMGEEINTFTPVQHPANDMTVDITTTHFDYHSIDHNLLKLDILGHDDPTMIRMLQDLTGVDPTKIPLDDKAVMSLFQNTSALGIEPEDIDGCPLGALGIPEFGTDFAMGMLLDTKPKEFSDLIRIAGLSHGTDVWLGNAQTLIEEGTATISTCICTRDDIMTYLISMGLESEEAFNIMEKVRKGIIAKGKCPQWPQWKEDMKAHGVPDWYIWSCEKIKYMFPKAHAAAYVMMAWRIAYCKVFYPLAYYAAYFSIRATGFSYELMCQGKDRLENYMKDYKKRKDTLSNKEQDVFKDMRIVQEMYARGFDFMPLDIYRAHPNRFQIIDGKLMPAINSIDGLGDNAAIYISEAAKDGPFLSKDDFRERTHVSRTAVDLMSDLGLLGSLPESNQLSLFDFGA, encoded by the coding sequence TTGACAAAGACATTTAAGGAAGTTTTCCCTACACTTAAGCTGGACAAGGATATGGAGAATCTGCTGGAGAATGCTGATGTCACCAGAATTTCCGTAAACCATGCAAGAGATTTTTACAAAATATATGTAAAAGCAAAACGCCTTATTTTCAAAAAAAATATCTGGAAGCTAGAAGAAAGCATAAAAAAACAGATATTTAAAAGTAAAGATATTACAGTAAAAATTATAGAGTCTTACGAGTTGTCTTCGCAGTACACACCGAAGACTCTTTTTGATGTCTATTTTGACAGTATTCTTGACGAAATAAACAGTCACAGTGTACTTTTGTACAATCTGCTGCGAACCTCAAAGTGGAGCTTTACCGACGATACACATGTCACAGTCACACTTGAGGAGACAATAATCGCAAAGACCAGAGGCAATACGGTCATAGAATTTCTTGAGAAGGTGTTCTGCGAGCGCTGTGGGATGGATTTTATCGTTAATCTGCAGTACGAAAAACCAAAAATCAGCAAATACCGTCAGAATGCTGACAAGCAGATTGAGCAGGAGGTTCAAAATATTGTCGCCCGCACTAAATTTGCCATGGCAAAAGATGTCGGTGATGAAGATGCTAAAGTGGCTGTTGATGACGGTGCAATGTTTGTAGGAGGCAGTGAAAATACATCTGATACAAAAAAGAGTGGCACATCAGATTTCCCTAAAGCTTCAAATAAGAAGAATGAAGCAAAGACAGGCCCTGATAAAAAGCCTGAGAAGAAATTTGAAAAGAAATTTGAGCGCAAGGGAGATTTCAGACGTAAATATGACAATGACCCTGATATCGTGTACGGAAGAAGCTTTGATGATGAGGAGATGGCTATTGAAAAGATTGACGGTCCTATCGGTGAGGTTACAATAAAGGGCAAGATCCTTACGGTTGAATCCCGCGAAATCAGAAACGAAAAGACCATCATTATGTTTGCGGTCACTGATTTCACAGACACCATCATGCTCAAGCTCTTTGCCAGAAATGATGACGTAGCAGATATTCTTGCATATATTGCCCCGGGCAACTTTGTTAAGGCAAAGGGAGTTGTGACTGTAGATAAATATGACAGTGATTTGTCAATAAGTTCAATAGTCGGGCTTAAAAAAATACCTGACTTTACCTCAAAGAGGGAGGATACTGCTGCTGAAAAACGTGTTGAGCTTCACTGTCACACCAAGATGAGTGACATGGATGGCGTGTCTGACGTAAAGGATATTGTGAAGTGTGCCATGCGCTGGGGACACAAGGCCATTGCTATTACGGACCACGGTGATGTGCAGGCATTCCCTGACGCTAACCATACTGTGGATGACAAATTCAAGGTCATTTACGGTGTGGAAGCATATCTGGTCGATGATACAAAGGATATTGTGGAGAATGCAGCCGGTCAGTCGCTGGATGACAAGTACGTGGTATTTGATATAGAGACAACAGGCTTTTCTCCGGAAAAGAATAAAATCATAGAAATAGGTGCGGTGAAGGTCATCGGTGGCGAGATTGTAGACCGCTATTCCACATTTATAAACCCTGAGGTACCTATTCCGTTCAGGATTGAGGAGCTCACCTCGATAAGGGATGACATGGTTATCACATCGCCAACAGTGGATGTCATACTGCCACAGTTTATGGAGTTTTGCAAGGACTGTATCATGGTCGCTCACAACGCTGACTTTGATATGAGCTTTATAAAGCGAAACTGCGCGCTACTTGGCATGGAGTGTAATCCTACTATAGTGGACACGGTGGCTCTTGCGAGAGTACTTCTGCCACAGCTAAACAGATTTAAGCTGGATACAGTGGCCAAGGCTCTAAACATCTCGCTTGACCATCATCACAGAGCGGTGGATGATGCCGCATGTACTGCAGAGATATTTGTCAAATTCATAGAAAAGCTAAAGGACAGGGGCATATCAAGCTTAGATGAGGTAAATGCCCTGGCAAAATCATCTGTTGAGATGATAAGGAAGATGCCTACATACCATGCCATCATTCTTGCAACCTGTGACCAGGGGCGTACCAATCTCTACAGGCTTATCTCGCTGTCACACATCAAGTATTATAATAAGAGACCGAGAATACCAAAATCAGAGTTTAACAAGTATCGTGATGGGCTTTTAATAGGCTCAGCCTGTGAGGCAGGAGAGCTTTACAGGGCTATTTTAAACGGAAGACCACAGGAGGAAATCACAAGACTTGTGAATTTCTATGATTACCTGGAGATACAGCCTCTTGGCAACAACGCATTTATGATACGTGACGAGGATTCCGATATTGCTTCAAACGATGACCTTATTGATATAAATAAGCGAATCGTAAAGCTTGGAGAGGAATTTGGAAAGCTGGTTGTTGCAACCTGTGACGTACATTTCTTAAATCCCGAGGACGAGATATACCGTCGTATTATCATGGCCGGTAAGGGCTTTAAGGATGCAGATGAGCAGGCTCCGCTTTACTTAAGGACCACAGAGGAAATGCTAAAGGAGTTTGAATATCTCGGAAGCAAAAAGGCTGAGGAGGTAGTCATCACCAATACCAATAAGATAGCAGACATGTGTGAGCGTATCTCACCGGTCAGACCTGATAAATGTCCGCCGGTTATCGAAAACTCTGACGGCATGCTTCGTGAAATCTGCTATAACAAGGCAAACAGGATGTACGGAGATCCGCTGCCGCCGATAGTTAAGGAGCGTCTTGACAGAGAGCTCAACTCTATTATTTCAAACGGCTATGCCGTAATGTACATCATCGCACAGAAGCTTGTGTGGAAATCAAATGAGGACGGCTACCTGGTTGGCTCGCGAGGCTCCGTAGGAAGCTCATTTGTCGCAACCATGTCAGGTATCACAGAGGTTAATCCGCTGCATGCTCACTATTTGTGTACACACTGCAAATACAGTGATTTTGATTCACCAGAGGTACAGGCATTTTCAGGCCGTGGTGGCTGTGATATGCCGGATAAGCTCTGTCCAAAGTGCGGCAGACCTTTAAGTAAGGAGGGCTTTGATATTCCGTTTGAGACCTTCCTCGGTTTCAAGGGAAACAAGGAGCCGGATATCGATCTGAACTTCTCCGGTGAGTACCAGTCAAAGGCACACAAATATACCGAGGTTATTTTCGGAGAGGGCCAGACCTTTAAAGCCGGAACCATAGGTACACTTGCTGACAAAACCGCATTTGGATACATTAAAAACTATTATGAGGAGCGCGGTGTCAGAAAGCGAAACTGCGAGATAGACAGGATAGTGCAGGGCTGCGTTGGTGTTCGACGTACTACGGGACAGCATCCGGGTGGTATAGTCGTGCTGCCGATGGGTGAGGAGATTAATACCTTTACTCCTGTACAGCATCCTGCGAATGATATGACCGTTGACATCACGACAACGCATTTTGACTACCATTCAATCGACCACAACCTGTTAAAGCTCGATATACTTGGACACGATGATCCTACCATGATTCGTATGCTGCAGGATCTGACAGGTGTTGACCCGACAAAGATTCCGCTTGACGACAAAGCTGTCATGTCACTGTTTCAGAACACCTCCGCTTTGGGCATAGAGCCTGAGGATATCGATGGATGTCCGCTTGGAGCTTTAGGTATACCGGAGTTTGGTACCGATTTTGCCATGGGCATGCTCCTTGATACAAAGCCAAAGGAGTTTTCTGACCTCATTCGTATCGCCGGATTATCACACGGTACCGACGTATGGCTTGGCAATGCACAGACTCTTATCGAGGAAGGCACAGCTACCATTTCAACCTGTATCTGTACCAGAGATGATATTATGACATATCTGATTTCCATGGGACTTGAATCTGAGGAAGCCTTCAACATCATGGAGAAAGTTCGAAAGGGCATTATTGCCAAGGGCAAATGCCCTCAGTGGCCACAGTGGAAGGAGGATATGAAAGCACACGGTGTGCCTGACTGGTATATCTGGTCATGCGAGAAAATCAAGTACATGTTCCCTAAGGCCCATGCTGCGGCATACGTTATGATGGCATGGAGAATCGCATACTGTAAGGTTTTCTATCCGCTTGCATACTACGCAGCATACTTTTCAATCCGTGCCACAGGCTTTTCATATGAGCTTATGTGTCAGGGAAAGGACCGACTCGAAAACTACATGAAGGACTATAAGAAAAGAAAAGACACGCTGTCAAACAAGGAGCAGGATGTATTTAAGGACATGCGTATCGTACAGGAGATGTATGCCAGAGGCTTTGATTTCATGCCTCTTGATATATACAGGGCTCACCCTAACCGTTTCCAGATAATTGACGGTAAGCTCATGCCGGCCATAAACAGCATTGACGGACTGGGCGACAATGCCGCTATTTATATTTCGGAAGCGGCAAAAGACGGACCATTCCTCTCAAAGGATGATTTCAGGGAGAGAACTCATGTATCGCGAACAGCCGTAGACCTCATGTCAGATTTGGGACTGCTTGGTTCACTGCCGGAGTCAAACCAGCTTTCACTTTTCGATTTCGGAGCATAA
- the ispG gene encoding flavodoxin-dependent (E)-4-hydroxy-3-methylbut-2-enyl-diphosphate synthase, which translates to METKIVKIGNKVIGGGNPILIQSMTNTKTENVADTVAQINALTDLGCDIIRCAVPTMEAARALKEIKKQISIPLVADIHFDYKLAIAAIENGADKIRINPGNIGSAERVKAVVDVAKERNIPIRVGVNSGSLEKDLVEKYHGVTAEGLVESALDKVKLIEDMGYDNLVISIKSSDVMMCVKAHELISDKTNHPLHVGITEAGTIISGNIKSAIGLGLILSQGIGDTIRVSLTGSPLEEIKSAKLILRTLGLRKGGIEVVSCPTCGRTQIDLIGLANQVETMVSGYDLDIKVAVMGCVVNGPGEAKEADLGVAGGIGEGLIIKHGEVFKKVPESELLGALKYELDHWGE; encoded by the coding sequence ATGGAGACAAAAATAGTAAAAATCGGAAATAAAGTAATCGGTGGAGGAAACCCGATTCTCATACAGTCAATGACAAATACAAAGACTGAGAATGTAGCTGACACAGTTGCGCAGATAAACGCGCTGACAGACTTAGGCTGTGATATAATCCGATGTGCTGTGCCTACGATGGAGGCTGCAAGGGCACTTAAGGAGATTAAGAAACAAATCAGCATACCGCTTGTTGCGGATATACACTTTGATTACAAGCTTGCAATAGCTGCGATTGAAAACGGAGCCGACAAAATCCGAATCAATCCCGGCAACATAGGAAGCGCTGAAAGGGTAAAGGCTGTCGTGGATGTAGCAAAGGAGAGAAATATTCCTATCCGCGTCGGTGTAAACAGTGGCTCTCTTGAAAAAGACCTGGTAGAGAAATATCATGGTGTGACAGCAGAGGGGCTTGTGGAGAGTGCTCTGGACAAGGTAAAGCTCATAGAGGATATGGGGTATGACAATCTTGTCATAAGCATCAAATCATCAGATGTCATGATGTGTGTTAAAGCACATGAGCTTATTTCAGATAAAACCAATCATCCGCTCCATGTGGGTATCACAGAGGCAGGCACAATAATAAGCGGCAATATAAAGTCTGCTATCGGACTCGGACTGATACTAAGCCAGGGCATAGGTGATACAATACGTGTGTCTCTCACAGGAAGTCCTCTCGAGGAAATCAAGTCTGCCAAGCTCATTTTAAGAACTCTGGGGCTTAGAAAGGGTGGCATAGAGGTTGTTTCATGTCCTACCTGCGGCCGCACACAGATAGATCTTATCGGGCTTGCAAATCAGGTGGAGACAATGGTTTCAGGATATGACCTTGACATAAAGGTTGCTGTCATGGGCTGTGTGGTAAACGGACCGGGTGAAGCAAAGGAAGCAGATCTTGGCGTGGCCGGAGGAATCGGCGAGGGTCTTATCATAAAACACGGTGAGGTATTTAAAAAGGTGCCTGAGAGCGAGCTTTTGGGTGCATTGAAATATGAGCTTGACCATTGGGGTGAATAA
- the rseP gene encoding RIP metalloprotease RseP, whose product MSIIIAIILFSIIVIFHELGHFWLAKANGIKVNEFCLGLGPTLFGVQRGETKYSIKLLPFGGACIMEGEDESSGDDRAFNNKSVWARISVVFAGPFFNFIMAFIFALIIICSVGYDSPKLAGVIEGYAAEEAGIKAGDEIVKLNNTNIHFYREISLYSMLHEGETVDVTYLRDGKKHTTTLKPKYDETTKRYLYGFNVSGKRTKPGFGKALLYSCYEVKYNIYTTIEGLKMLCTGAASVNNLSGPVGIVKNMGDTYEQAVSMSGVWLGILNMLNWGVLISANLGVMNLLPLPALDGGRLVFLIVEAIRRKRVDPEKEGYVHLVGIVLLLLLMVVVMFNDIRNLIV is encoded by the coding sequence ATTAGTATTATTATTGCAATCATATTATTCAGCATCATAGTAATTTTTCACGAGCTCGGACATTTCTGGCTTGCTAAAGCAAATGGCATAAAGGTCAATGAATTTTGTCTTGGACTTGGACCGACTCTTTTTGGAGTGCAGCGTGGAGAGACCAAATACTCCATAAAGCTGCTTCCGTTTGGCGGAGCCTGTATCATGGAGGGTGAGGATGAAAGCTCAGGTGATGACAGGGCGTTCAACAACAAATCCGTGTGGGCGCGCATAAGCGTTGTTTTCGCAGGGCCGTTTTTTAATTTTATCATGGCATTTATTTTTGCTCTCATTATCATCTGCTCTGTAGGCTATGACAGTCCAAAGCTTGCAGGTGTTATTGAGGGTTATGCGGCTGAGGAGGCCGGTATCAAGGCCGGTGATGAGATTGTAAAGCTGAACAATACGAATATACACTTTTACCGCGAGATAAGCCTCTACTCGATGCTTCACGAAGGTGAAACAGTTGATGTGACCTACCTTAGGGATGGCAAAAAGCATACCACCACATTGAAGCCTAAATATGACGAGACAACAAAGAGGTATCTGTACGGCTTTAACGTGTCGGGAAAGCGTACAAAGCCCGGCTTTGGAAAGGCGCTGCTTTATAGCTGCTACGAGGTGAAATACAACATCTATACAACAATAGAGGGGCTTAAAATGCTCTGTACAGGGGCTGCATCTGTAAATAACTTAAGCGGACCCGTAGGCATTGTAAAGAACATGGGAGACACCTATGAGCAGGCAGTTTCTATGTCCGGAGTATGGCTTGGCATACTAAATATGCTAAACTGGGGCGTGCTGATTTCTGCAAACCTCGGTGTGATGAACCTGCTGCCACTGCCGGCACTTGATGGTGGCAGACTTGTATTTTTGATAGTTGAAGCCATAAGAAGAAAGAGAGTAGACCCTGAGAAGGAGGGCTATGTGCATCTCGTTGGCATAGTGCTTTTACTTCTTCTGATGGTTGTTGTCATGTTCAATGATATCAGAAATCTAATAGTCTGA
- the dxr gene encoding 1-deoxy-D-xylulose-5-phosphate reductoisomerase, producing the protein MKKISILGSTGSIGTQTLDVIREHGDMQVVALSCGRNLSLIEKQAREFKPQFVSVSDENDAKKLRTSLADTDIEVGYGMDGLIRCATIEPCDIVVTAIVGMLGIRPTIAAIKAKKTIALANKETLVTAGHIIIPLAKEYGVSILPVDSEHSAIFQSLQGNSMNPIKKILLTASGGPFRGRKLSELEGIRVEDALKHPNWSMGQKITIDSSTMVNKGLEVIEAKWLFDVDLSQIQVVVHPQSVIHSAVEYADGAVIAQLGTPDMRIPIQYALYYPSRPALSGDRLDLFKLKDLTFEAPDLDTFKGLALAMKAARAGGNIPTAFNAANERAVALFLNKKIKYLEIIDIIEACMENASFIENPSVDEILDTEQCAYDYISKRW; encoded by the coding sequence ATGAAAAAAATATCAATACTTGGTTCAACCGGCTCTATCGGAACACAGACACTTGATGTGATAAGAGAGCATGGCGATATGCAGGTTGTGGCACTTTCCTGTGGCAGAAATCTCTCCCTTATAGAGAAACAGGCAAGGGAATTTAAGCCACAGTTTGTCAGTGTAAGTGATGAAAACGATGCCAAAAAGCTTCGCACAAGCCTTGCGGATACTGATATCGAAGTAGGCTATGGCATGGACGGTCTCATTAGATGTGCCACCATTGAGCCTTGCGATATAGTTGTAACTGCAATTGTCGGTATGCTTGGCATTCGTCCTACAATTGCCGCCATCAAAGCAAAAAAGACCATCGCACTCGCAAATAAGGAGACCCTCGTTACAGCGGGCCATATCATTATCCCGCTTGCGAAAGAGTATGGTGTGTCCATTCTTCCGGTGGACAGTGAGCACAGTGCCATCTTCCAGTCACTGCAGGGAAATTCTATGAATCCGATTAAAAAAATTCTTCTGACAGCATCCGGAGGTCCGTTCAGAGGCAGAAAGCTCTCTGAGCTTGAAGGTATAAGGGTGGAGGACGCGCTAAAGCATCCTAACTGGTCAATGGGTCAAAAAATCACTATTGATTCATCAACCATGGTCAATAAGGGGCTTGAGGTAATTGAGGCAAAATGGCTTTTTGATGTCGATTTGTCGCAGATTCAGGTTGTAGTGCATCCTCAGAGTGTCATTCACTCGGCTGTTGAGTATGCGGATGGAGCAGTTATAGCACAGCTTGGTACTCCTGATATGCGTATACCTATACAGTATGCACTGTATTATCCAAGCAGACCTGCGCTTTCCGGTGACAGGCTTGATCTCTTTAAGCTTAAGGATCTGACCTTTGAGGCACCGGATCTTGATACCTTTAAAGGGCTTGCTCTCGCCATGAAGGCTGCAAGGGCAGGAGGTAATATTCCTACGGCCTTCAATGCTGCAAACGAGAGAGCAGTGGCGCTGTTTTTGAATAAAAAAATTAAATATCTGGAAATAATCGATATAATCGAGGCATGTATGGAGAATGCATCATTTATTGAAAATCCTTCAGTGGATGAGATACTTGATACAGAGCAGTGCGCATATGACTATATCAGTAAAAGGTGGTAA
- a CDS encoding phosphatidate cytidylyltransferase: MFKTRLLSGIVLVIAAIFLIVTGNEVLLFSTLLISCIGMFELFRVFKFEKSLLSVVPYIALILFYINLRWSFIPDVMMLFMGFLIVLMFVYVLSYPKYDAKQLMAAFFGMFYVGTMLSYVYQIRTLNNGLYLAFLVFLCSWGCDTCAYCVGVLIGKHKMAPKLSPKKSIEGAVGGVLGSALLTALYCFIFRNHMNIDGTEIAILAVIAAVAGLISMVGDLCASAIKRNYDIKDYGHLIPGHGGILDRFDSMIITAPIIYYLASFFLS, translated from the coding sequence ATGTTTAAGACAAGACTGCTTAGTGGTATAGTTCTTGTAATTGCCGCTATATTTCTTATAGTAACAGGAAACGAGGTGCTTCTTTTTTCAACACTTCTGATTTCGTGTATAGGTATGTTTGAGCTTTTCAGGGTGTTTAAATTTGAAAAATCGCTCTTATCGGTTGTACCGTATATTGCTTTGATTTTATTTTACATCAACTTAAGGTGGAGCTTCATACCTGATGTAATGATGCTTTTCATGGGCTTTCTTATTGTACTGATGTTCGTGTATGTGCTGTCATACCCGAAATATGATGCAAAGCAGCTCATGGCAGCCTTTTTTGGTATGTTTTATGTAGGAACAATGCTTTCATATGTCTACCAGATACGTACACTCAACAACGGACTTTACCTTGCCTTCTTGGTATTTTTATGCTCTTGGGGCTGTGATACATGTGCCTACTGCGTCGGAGTGCTGATTGGAAAGCACAAAATGGCACCAAAGCTTTCACCAAAGAAGTCTATAGAGGGTGCAGTAGGTGGTGTACTCGGCAGTGCGCTTCTTACAGCATTATACTGCTTTATATTCAGAAATCATATGAATATAGACGGCACAGAGATTGCTATACTTGCTGTTATAGCTGCTGTTGCAGGCCTTATTTCAATGGTTGGAGATTTGTGTGCATCAGCCATAAAGCGTAATTATGATATCAAGGATTACGGACATCTGATACCCGGACATGGTGGTATTTTAGACCGCTTTGACAGCATGATTATCACAGCACCAATCATTTATTATCTGGCTAGCTTCTTTTTAAGTTAA
- a CDS encoding isoprenyl transferase: MSTPEHIAIILDGNGRWAKSKGMPRNYGHTVGAKNVENICKAANDLGVKYLTLYAFSTENWNRPESEVAALMKLLESYLKNCIKTANKNNMRVRVIGEISRLSENFQEKIRNLEEVSSVNTGLNLTIAINYGSRDEMIRAVKHMIADHDDGKLSADDIDADTFSSYLDTRELPDPDLLIRTSGEQRLSNYLLWQLAYAEFYFTDVPWPAFDKNELKKAIDAYNKRDRRFGGLKETNDTEDK, from the coding sequence ATGAGTACTCCGGAACATATAGCAATCATTCTGGACGGAAACGGCCGCTGGGCCAAAAGTAAGGGTATGCCAAGAAACTACGGTCATACAGTAGGAGCCAAAAATGTTGAGAATATATGTAAGGCTGCAAACGACCTCGGCGTTAAATATCTGACACTTTACGCCTTTTCCACTGAAAACTGGAACCGCCCTGAGTCTGAAGTCGCTGCACTAATGAAGCTTCTTGAAAGCTATCTTAAAAACTGCATAAAGACTGCCAATAAAAACAATATGCGTGTGCGCGTAATTGGTGAGATAAGCAGGCTTTCAGAGAATTTTCAGGAGAAAATAAGAAACCTTGAAGAAGTTTCATCAGTAAATACAGGTCTTAACCTGACAATTGCAATTAATTACGGAAGTAGAGATGAGATGATACGTGCTGTAAAGCATATGATAGCTGACCATGATGATGGAAAGCTTTCAGCTGACGATATAGATGCAGATACCTTCTCATCATATCTTGACACAAGAGAGCTTCCGGATCCTGATTTACTCATCCGCACAAGTGGTGAGCAGCGCCTGTCAAACTACCTGCTCTGGCAGCTTGCATACGCTGAGTTTTATTTTACAGATGTTCCGTGGCCTGCATTTGATAAAAATGAACTCAAAAAGGCTATAGATGCATATAATAAAAGAGACCGTCGCTTTGGTGGATTAAAAGAAACGAACGACACGGAGGATAAATAA
- the frr gene encoding ribosome recycling factor: MDSRLNPFQDKMEKTLNNLEEEYAGIRAGRANPHILDKLRVDYYGTPSPIQSVANVSVPEPRMIQIQPWEASMVKEIEKAINCSDIGINPTNDGKLIRLVFPELTEERRKDLAKDIKKKGEEAKVAVRNIRRDAIDSIKKTGKEEGISEDEIKGLEDDAQKLTDKFVAKVDAAVDAKCKEILTV, translated from the coding sequence ATGGATTCAAGATTAAACCCTTTCCAGGATAAAATGGAAAAAACATTAAATAATCTCGAGGAAGAGTATGCAGGCATCCGTGCAGGAAGAGCCAATCCACATATTCTTGACAAGCTTCGTGTAGATTATTACGGCACACCTTCACCAATTCAGAGTGTAGCCAATGTAAGTGTTCCAGAGCCTAGAATGATTCAGATTCAGCCATGGGAGGCTTCTATGGTTAAGGAGATTGAGAAAGCAATAAACTGCTCTGACATCGGAATTAATCCTACAAACGACGGAAAGCTTATCAGACTTGTTTTCCCTGAGCTTACAGAGGAGAGACGTAAAGATCTTGCAAAGGACATCAAGAAAAAAGGCGAGGAAGCTAAGGTTGCTGTCCGCAATATCAGAAGGGATGCAATCGACAGCATCAAGAAGACCGGCAAAGAGGAAGGCATTTCAGAGGATGAGATTAAAGGCCTCGAGGATGACGCTCAAAAGCTTACCGACAAGTTTGTCGCAAAGGTTGACGCTGCGGTTGACGCAAAATGTAAAGAGATACTTACTGTATAG
- the pyrH gene encoding UMP kinase — translation MSRILLKLSGEALAGDKHHGFDEATVIEVAKQVKQIVDNGTQVGIVIGGGNFWRGRTSETIDRTKADQIGMLATVMNCIYVSEIFRYVGMKTAVLTPFECGNMTKLFSKDRANKYFAHDMVVFFAGGTGHPYFSTDTATVLRAIEIEADGIYLAKAIDGVYDSDPKTNPAAKKYDELSIEEVVEKKLAVVDLTASIMCLENKMPMYVFGLNEENSIVNALTGKFNGTKVTV, via the coding sequence ATGAGTAGAATATTACTAAAATTAAGTGGTGAAGCACTTGCAGGTGATAAGCACCACGGCTTTGATGAGGCTACAGTCATTGAGGTTGCAAAACAGGTTAAACAGATTGTTGATAATGGTACACAGGTAGGTATTGTTATCGGTGGTGGAAACTTCTGGAGAGGCAGAACGAGTGAGACCATCGACCGCACAAAGGCTGACCAGATTGGTATGCTCGCTACAGTTATGAACTGCATTTATGTATCTGAGATTTTCAGATATGTCGGAATGAAGACAGCTGTTCTTACTCCGTTTGAGTGCGGCAACATGACAAAGCTTTTCTCTAAGGACAGAGCAAACAAGTATTTCGCACATGATATGGTTGTTTTCTTTGCAGGTGGTACAGGTCATCCTTATTTCTCAACAGATACAGCCACGGTGCTTCGTGCAATTGAGATTGAGGCAGATGGTATTTACCTTGCCAAAGCAATTGACGGAGTATATGACAGTGATCCAAAGACCAATCCTGCTGCAAAGAAGTATGATGAGCTTTCAATCGAAGAGGTTGTTGAGAAGAAGCTCGCAGTAGTTGACCTCACAGCGTCTATCATGTGCCTTGAGAACAAGATGCCTATGTATGTATTCGGACTCAATGAGGAAAACAGCATTGTAAATGCTCTTACAGGCAAATTTAACGGTACAAAGGTTACTGTATAG